In the genome of Limanda limanda chromosome 15, fLimLim1.1, whole genome shotgun sequence, one region contains:
- the LOC133020598 gene encoding gap junction alpha-5 protein-like: MADWSLLGNFLEEVQEHSTSVGKVWLTILFIFRILVLGTAAESSWGDEQEDFNCDTEQPGCENVCYDRAFPIAHIRYWVLQIVFVSTPSLIYMGHAMHTVRREEKRRSREEEEDDESDGDEDPGGGEGGGREKHGGRVEKDDDKDKRDSPLTGRVRLRGALLQTYILSILIRSIMEVVFLCLQYFLYGIFLHPLYVCKAWPCPHPVNCYVSRPTEKNVFIVFMLAVSAVSLALSVLELHHLAWRHCCRQMYYARKAITPAKTSLAQQLSLSPPPPSPPLPDFSQCMIGSSHFLPMPFPTHRLANQQNSENMATEKNKIAAAVEEVNLHQMSCYSPGWQTASKPQSQDGGYLRADPDCYGPGSRDMSCPQTQSSGGPEGLLLCPNGGLCQKDRRRFSKTSGTSSRTRVDDLSV, translated from the exons ATGGCTGACTGGAGCCTGCTGGGAAACTTCCTGGAAGAAGTACAGGAGCATTCTACCTCGGTTGGCaag GTGTGGTTGACCATCCTGTTTATCTTCCGCATCCTGGTCCTGGGGACGGCCGCTGAGTCGTCCTGGGGAGACGAGCAGGAGGATTTCAACTGTGACACCGAACAGCCAGGATGCGAGAACGTCTGTTACGACCGAGCATTCCCCATCGCACACATACGATACTGG GTGCTCCAGATCGTGTTTGTGTCCACGCCCAGTCTCATCTACATGGGCCACGCTATGCACACCGTccgcagagaggagaagaggaggagcagggaggaagaggaggacgatgaaAGTGATGGAGACGAGGACCCCGGAgggggtgaaggaggaggaagagagaaacacGGGGGTCGAGTAGAGAAGGATGACGATAAGGACAAGAGAGACAGTCCTCTGACGGGTCGGGTTCGTCTGAGGGGAGCGCTGCTGCAGACGTACATCCTGAGTATTCTGATACGAAGCATCATGGAG gtggtgtttctgtgtctccagTACTTCTTGTATGGAATCTTCCTCCATCCTCTGTATGTCTGCAAG gcGTGGCCGTGTCCTCACCCTGTGAACTGTTACGTGTCCCGACCGACAGAGAAGAACGTCTTCATCGTGTTCATGCTGGCGGTGTCGGCCGTCTCTCTGGCCCTCAGCGTGCTGGAGCTGCATCACCTGGCGTGGAGACACTGTTGCAG GCAGATGTACTACGCGAGGAAGGCCATCACTCCAGCTAAGACCTCTCTGGCCCAACAGCTCTCGCTGTCTCCTCCACCGCCGTCACCCCCTCTTCCAGACTTCAGCCAGTGTATGATCGGCTCCTCTCACTTCCTGCCGATGCCCTTCCCAACCCACCGCCTGGCCAACCAACAGAACTCAGAGAACATGGCCACGGAGAAGAACAAGATAGCTGCCgcggtggaggaggtgaaccTGCACCAGATGAGCTGCTACTCGCCCGGGTGGCAGACAGCGAGCAAACCTCAGAGCCAAGATGGAGGCTACCTGAGGGCCGACCCTGACTGCTACGGCCCCGGGAGCCGGGACATGAGCTGCCctcagacacagagcagtggggGGCCAGAGGGGCTGCTGCTCTGTCCCAACGGAGGGCTCTGTCAGAAAGACAGACGCAGGTTCAGTAAAACCAGCGGAACAAGCAGCCGGACGAGAGTGGACGACCTCTCCGTTTAG